A window of Ignavibacteriales bacterium contains these coding sequences:
- a CDS encoding DNA translocase FtsK has product MPKKNKSKENSSSVGENFFVVSPEKKKKLLGIFLVILALLIFLSILTYSRYDESYFSYKFLDLFGFGSNPELANKAATTHNWLGILGAYVSHFLIRSTIGYFSIIFPVIMFIWGYSILRRVNEYKLPLYLSNFLIVMGILLSTFFGMIQFTPEISLLTDYYELSGKIGFFFGTVISRLLGGLGSVIFLSTAMLVTMIIAFDFKFSSVWEFLKGLFSREETDEEIKIKVPADDKSDENISKIKNLRGESKLRSLFKSKDEELDAEDETPAETKITIVKKDQPEKFSESADKISDQLKSKKTESKLKDDDEIIPAVDKDAEAAMPDQWDEKINYTPPTLDLLIPPGDEEIKVNESELKKNAALLKDKLALFDIQIDDITVTPGPVVTLYEIVPAPGVKISRIVSLEHDIALALAARGIRIIAPIPGKSAIGVEIPNAHATIVRASSVLKKLSESKDELPMALGKTISGEVYITDLAKMPHMLIAGSTGSGKSVGLNMILASLIYAKHPSDVKFVIVDPKKIELSLYKRLSKHFLAVSPDLEEEIITNPSNALLILKAVEYEMEKRYDKLAKVGVRNIIDYNKKVLNPKSRPKDTDEMKFYKLPYIVIVIDELADLMITSGKEVEEPIARLAQLARAVGIHLILATQRPSVNVITGVIKANFSARMAYQVATKIDSRTILDMNGAEQLLGQGDMLFLPGGMPKPIRIQNAFISTEEVEKFTNFIYVQKGFSKRYFLPSLYDKKKEALGDFLNDLDPMFEDAARVIVRHQQGSVSLLQRRLKLGYSRAARIVDQLEQAGIVGPSEGSKAREVIVDNEEQLETILRSL; this is encoded by the coding sequence ATGCCGAAGAAAAATAAATCAAAAGAAAATTCTTCTTCCGTGGGAGAAAATTTTTTTGTTGTTTCTCCGGAAAAGAAAAAAAAGCTGCTTGGTATATTCTTAGTTATTCTTGCACTTCTAATTTTTTTAAGCATTCTTACGTACTCAAGATATGATGAATCATATTTCTCATATAAATTTTTAGACCTGTTTGGATTCGGATCAAATCCCGAATTAGCAAATAAAGCTGCTACCACGCATAATTGGCTTGGAATATTGGGTGCATACGTCTCCCATTTTTTGATTCGCTCAACCATCGGTTACTTTTCTATTATATTCCCGGTAATAATGTTTATCTGGGGTTATTCTATATTACGTAGGGTCAATGAGTATAAACTTCCCCTTTATCTATCCAATTTTTTAATCGTAATGGGAATCTTACTCTCAACATTTTTTGGGATGATTCAATTTACTCCCGAGATTTCTCTTTTAACTGATTATTATGAGCTATCAGGTAAGATCGGATTTTTCTTCGGAACTGTGATCAGCAGATTGTTAGGTGGTCTTGGAAGTGTAATATTTCTTAGCACTGCTATGTTGGTTACAATGATCATTGCGTTTGATTTTAAGTTTAGTTCGGTGTGGGAATTTCTAAAAGGTCTTTTCAGCAGGGAAGAAACTGATGAAGAAATAAAAATTAAAGTTCCCGCAGATGATAAATCAGATGAAAATATTTCGAAGATTAAAAATTTACGCGGTGAGAGTAAATTAAGATCTCTATTTAAGAGTAAGGATGAAGAATTAGATGCAGAAGATGAAACTCCCGCAGAAACAAAAATTACAATCGTTAAAAAAGATCAGCCGGAAAAATTTTCTGAATCAGCCGATAAAATAAGTGATCAGCTTAAATCTAAAAAAACTGAATCAAAACTGAAGGATGATGATGAAATTATTCCTGCAGTAGATAAAGATGCTGAAGCTGCTATGCCAGATCAATGGGATGAAAAAATTAATTATACTCCACCAACTTTAGATCTTTTAATTCCACCCGGCGATGAAGAAATTAAAGTGAACGAAAGCGAATTAAAGAAAAATGCTGCATTGCTTAAAGATAAATTAGCTTTGTTTGATATTCAGATTGATGATATTACTGTTACACCGGGACCGGTTGTTACACTTTATGAAATTGTTCCCGCACCCGGAGTTAAAATCAGCCGCATTGTAAGTCTTGAACATGATATTGCATTAGCGTTAGCTGCGCGTGGAATCCGAATTATTGCACCTATTCCCGGGAAGAGTGCAATAGGTGTTGAGATTCCCAATGCGCACGCTACTATTGTAAGAGCAAGTTCTGTACTGAAAAAATTAAGTGAATCTAAAGATGAATTACCGATGGCATTAGGTAAAACAATTTCCGGCGAAGTTTACATTACTGATTTAGCTAAGATGCCTCACATGCTGATTGCAGGGTCAACAGGTTCGGGTAAGAGTGTTGGCCTTAATATGATTCTTGCCAGTTTAATTTATGCTAAACATCCGTCAGATGTAAAATTTGTGATTGTTGATCCTAAAAAAATTGAGCTATCATTATATAAAAGATTAAGTAAACATTTCCTTGCAGTCTCACCTGACCTTGAAGAAGAAATTATAACCAATCCATCTAACGCTCTTCTTATTCTTAAAGCTGTAGAATATGAAATGGAAAAACGATATGATAAACTTGCTAAGGTCGGAGTTAGAAATATTATTGACTACAATAAAAAAGTTCTGAATCCGAAATCGAGACCTAAAGATACAGACGAGATGAAATTTTACAAACTACCTTACATTGTTATTGTTATTGATGAATTGGCAGATCTAATGATCACTTCAGGTAAAGAAGTGGAAGAACCTATTGCCCGTCTTGCTCAACTTGCACGCGCTGTTGGAATACATTTAATTCTTGCAACGCAACGGCCTTCAGTTAATGTTATTACCGGCGTAATTAAAGCAAACTTCAGCGCAAGGATGGCTTACCAAGTTGCAACAAAGATAGATTCAAGAACAATTCTTGATATGAACGGTGCCGAACAGTTGTTGGGACAGGGCGATATGTTGTTTTTACCTGGCGGAATGCCGAAGCCGATCCGTATTCAAAATGCTTTTATTTCTACAGAAGAAGTTGAAAAGTTTACTAATTTCATTTACGTTCAAAAAGGATTTTCAAAAAGATATTTTCTTCCGTCTTTGTATGATAAGAAGAAAGAAGCACTGGGTGATTTTCTGAATGATCTTGATCCGATGTTTGAAGACGCTGCAAGAGTGATTGTACGGCATCAGCAAGGTTCGGTATCTTTGCTTCAGAGAAGATTAAAATTAGGTTATTCACGAGCGGCTAGAATTGTAGATCAACTTGAACAAGCAGGCATTGTTGGACCTTCGGAAGGAAGTAAAGCACGCGAAGTTATTGTTGATAATGAAGAACAATTGGAAACAATATTAAGATCGTTATAA